A DNA window from Mycolicibacter terrae contains the following coding sequences:
- a CDS encoding STAS domain-containing protein, producing MAITITTRGTARIGQQGNPTECGGAQIRAHYRHLATVITIRGRIDSSNVDQLSEQARRFVLAKEPLLLDLSGVTSFAAAGIWLLCVLDGDCRAAGVDWTLIEGPAVSELLGDFDEDAMFPTARSVEQALHALADGNDQRRQALLPLFEKSA from the coding sequence ATGGCTATCACGATCACCACTCGGGGCACGGCGCGGATCGGTCAGCAGGGCAACCCCACCGAGTGCGGTGGCGCGCAGATCCGGGCGCACTACCGTCACCTCGCGACGGTGATCACGATCCGCGGCCGGATCGATTCCTCCAACGTGGACCAGCTCAGCGAGCAGGCCCGGCGCTTCGTACTCGCGAAGGAGCCGCTGCTGCTCGACTTGAGCGGGGTCACCTCGTTCGCCGCCGCCGGCATCTGGCTGCTCTGCGTCCTCGACGGTGACTGCCGCGCCGCGGGCGTGGACTGGACGCTCATCGAGGGCCCGGCGGTCAGCGAACTGCTCGGCGACTTCGACGAGGACGCCATGTTCCCGACGGCGCGCTCGGTGGAGCAGGCACTGCACGCGCTCGCCGACGGCAACGACCAGCGTCGTCAGGCCTTGCTGCCGCTCTTCGAGAAGTCGGCCTAG